A single region of the Enterobacter cloacae complex sp. R_G8 genome encodes:
- the narJ gene encoding nitrate reductase molybdenum cofactor assembly chaperone has protein sequence MIELVIVSRLLEYPDAALAQHQQELFDALASSENLDKEDAQTLGVFLRDLLARDLLDAQADYSQLFDRGRATSLLLFEHVHGESRDRGQAMVDLMAQYEQHGLQLDSRELPDHLPLYLEYLAQLPKEEALGGLQDIAPILALLSARLQQRESRYAALFGVLVKLANASVDSEKVAEKIADEARDDTPQALDAVWEEEQVKFFADQSCGESEISAHQRRFAGAVAPQYLNISNGGRH, from the coding sequence ATGATTGAACTCGTGATTGTTTCGCGTCTGCTGGAGTACCCGGATGCTGCGCTGGCGCAGCATCAGCAGGAACTCTTTGATGCACTCGCGTCCTCTGAAAACCTGGATAAAGAAGATGCCCAGACACTGGGCGTTTTCCTCCGCGACCTGTTAGCGCGCGATCTTCTTGATGCGCAGGCGGATTACAGTCAGCTGTTTGATCGCGGTCGCGCAACCTCGCTGCTGCTGTTTGAACACGTTCACGGTGAATCCCGCGATCGGGGGCAGGCAATGGTGGATCTGATGGCCCAGTACGAGCAGCACGGCCTGCAGCTTGACAGTCGCGAGCTGCCGGATCATCTGCCGCTGTACCTGGAGTATCTGGCGCAGTTGCCAAAAGAAGAGGCGCTGGGTGGTCTGCAGGACATCGCGCCGATTCTGGCGTTGCTCAGCGCCCGTCTTCAGCAGCGCGAGAGCCGCTATGCGGCGCTGTTCGGGGTGCTGGTGAAGCTGGCGAATGCCTCGGTCGACAGTGAAAAAGTGGCGGAGAAAATTGCGGACGAAGCCCGCGATGACACGCCACAGGCGCTGGATGCGGTCTGGGAAGAAGAGCAGGTGAAATTCTTTGCTGACCAGAGTTGCGGCGAATCTGAAATTTCGGCTCACCAGCGCCGTTTTGCCGGCGCGGTTGCCCCGCAATATTTGAATATCTCTAACGGAGGACGGCACTAA
- the narI gene encoding respiratory nitrate reductase subunit gamma → MHFLNMFFFDIYPYIAGTVFLVGSWLRYDYGQYTWRAASSQMLDRKGMHVASNLFHIGILGIFAGHFLGMLTPHWMYEAWLPIEVKQKMAMIAGGACGVMTLVGGLLLLKRRLFSPRVRATTTTADILILSLLMVQCALGLLTIPFSAQHMDGSEMMKLVGWAQSVVTFHGGASEHLDGVAFIFRLHLVLGMTLFVLFPFSRLVHIWSAPVEYLTRKYQIVRARR, encoded by the coding sequence ATGCACTTCCTGAATATGTTCTTCTTTGACATTTACCCGTATATCGCGGGCACCGTGTTCCTGGTGGGAAGCTGGCTGCGTTATGACTATGGCCAGTACACCTGGCGTGCTGCCTCCAGCCAGATGCTGGATCGCAAAGGGATGCACGTTGCGTCTAACCTGTTCCACATCGGTATTCTGGGGATTTTTGCCGGTCACTTCCTGGGGATGCTGACGCCACACTGGATGTATGAAGCGTGGCTGCCCATCGAAGTGAAGCAGAAGATGGCGATGATCGCCGGTGGCGCTTGCGGCGTGATGACCCTGGTGGGTGGTCTGCTGCTGCTCAAACGCCGTCTGTTCAGCCCGCGCGTGCGGGCTACTACGACCACGGCGGATATCCTGATCCTCTCTCTGCTGATGGTTCAGTGCGCACTGGGTCTGCTGACCATTCCATTCTCGGCGCAGCATATGGACGGCAGCGAGATGATGAAGCTGGTGGGATGGGCGCAGTCCGTAGTGACCTTCCACGGTGGTGCATCTGAACATCTGGACGGGGTGGCGTTTATCTTCCGCCTGCACCTGGTGCTGGGTATGACCCTGTTTGTGCTGTTCCCGTTCTCTCGTCTGGTGCACATCTGGAGCGCGCCGGTGGAGTACCTGACGCGCAAATACCAGATTGTGCGTGCCCGTCGCTAA
- a CDS encoding DMT family transporter produces the protein MRDLHKGVWQMSLAMLISGSIGAFVLLSGLPVSEVVFWRCLIGAIALFIFIRMSQKPFSPLTRTSLLLAILGGVALVVNWLLLFAAYERISIGLSTVVYNTQPFMLVMMGMFLGERVSLVKWGWLLLAFGGVVILLSSELSGTHGSGWLAGIGLALGAAFFYALTAIIARKLKSIAPQHIAFIQVLTGVVMLLPFAHMPALSADFPWPILLTLGIVHTGIMYQLLYSAIQKLPTPITGSLSFIYPVVAIVVDNVVFGHSLDITQLAGGALILFAAAGNNLGWGEKKPRECGVSIKTTN, from the coding sequence ATGCGTGATTTACATAAAGGCGTCTGGCAAATGAGCCTGGCGATGTTAATTTCCGGCTCGATTGGCGCGTTTGTTTTACTCTCCGGACTACCAGTGTCAGAAGTGGTTTTCTGGCGCTGTCTGATAGGCGCGATCGCACTGTTCATTTTCATTCGAATGAGCCAAAAGCCCTTTAGTCCCCTCACCCGCACTTCTCTGCTGTTGGCTATTCTGGGTGGGGTAGCATTAGTGGTGAACTGGCTGCTGCTGTTCGCGGCCTATGAACGTATTTCGATTGGCCTTTCCACTGTGGTCTATAACACTCAGCCCTTTATGCTGGTGATGATGGGTATGTTTTTAGGCGAACGCGTCAGTCTGGTCAAATGGGGCTGGCTGCTTCTCGCCTTCGGTGGGGTGGTGATTTTACTCTCCAGCGAACTCTCCGGAACGCATGGCTCTGGCTGGCTCGCGGGGATTGGTCTGGCACTGGGTGCGGCCTTCTTCTACGCGTTGACGGCGATAATTGCCCGCAAACTGAAATCCATCGCGCCACAGCATATAGCCTTTATTCAGGTGCTGACAGGCGTGGTAATGCTACTGCCGTTTGCCCATATGCCCGCCTTGTCCGCTGATTTTCCGTGGCCAATTTTACTGACGCTGGGCATTGTCCATACCGGTATCATGTATCAGCTGCTGTATAGCGCCATCCAAAAACTTCCGACGCCCATTACCGGTTCACTGTCCTTTATCTATCCGGTAGTGGCGATCGTTGTCGATAATGTGGTCTTCGGGCATTCGCTGGATATTACCCAACTGGCGGGCGGCGCGTTGATCCTGTTTGCTGCGGCGGGCAATAACCTGGGCTGGGGCGAAAAAAAACCCCGCGAATGCGGGGTTAGTATCAAAACGACAAATTAG
- a CDS encoding Lrp/AsnC family transcriptional regulator: MEYLLDDIDRQILACLVEDARMSLKVLSGRIGLTSPSTAERLKRLEERGVIQGYGARVNLAALGYTLQALVRVRPLPGLLHKVDKYIQAMPECIESDKVTGEDCFVIRLAVRSIEQLDVLLDGLSEHAQCNTSIVKSSPVKRRLPPM, from the coding sequence ATGGAATACCTTCTCGATGATATCGATCGACAAATTTTGGCTTGTCTGGTGGAAGATGCGCGTATGTCGCTCAAGGTACTCAGCGGCCGTATCGGTCTGACCTCGCCCAGCACGGCAGAACGCCTGAAAAGGCTGGAAGAGCGTGGTGTGATTCAGGGGTATGGTGCACGGGTGAATCTGGCGGCGTTAGGCTATACGCTGCAGGCACTGGTGCGGGTTCGCCCGTTGCCAGGATTGTTACATAAAGTGGATAAGTACATTCAGGCGATGCCGGAGTGCATAGAGAGCGACAAAGTGACTGGTGAAGACTGTTTTGTTATCCGGTTAGCGGTGCGGTCAATTGAGCAACTGGATGTGTTGCTGGATGGTCTGTCGGAGCATGCCCAGTGTAATACGTCGATCGTGAAGAGCTCGCCGGTGAAGCGACGCTTGCCGCCGATGTAG